From Granulicella cerasi, a single genomic window includes:
- a CDS encoding RNA polymerase sigma factor — MAAMTISTGWLKGRNQTSAAWAPTVEVKLPEVMPQREVRRPQASRFETLPTNPDAGRQLNPANRPLGEQTKMSSPEDPNLKAEQPNAERAAMLAEQAALAELAVRCLTGDAEAWEKLARSQHRRVYAICYRFTGSQTDAEDMTQEVFLKMYRNLGSFDPTKGGFTTWLTTLTRNLLVDSYRRNRMDRVSDSLDEPMGEDENGPSRADRLADPRDNQERHVSGLQLRAQIQDALKQLSPELREAVILRDLEDMDYKDIADVLSVPPGTVKSRISRGRAELARLLKRLESEVM; from the coding sequence ATGGCGGCGATGACCATCTCGACAGGTTGGCTCAAAGGACGGAACCAGACGTCCGCGGCCTGGGCTCCCACGGTGGAGGTAAAGCTCCCCGAGGTGATGCCGCAGCGCGAGGTGCGTCGCCCGCAAGCCAGCCGTTTTGAGACGCTTCCAACCAACCCTGATGCGGGCAGGCAGTTGAATCCCGCGAACCGCCCGCTCGGGGAGCAGACAAAGATGTCGTCTCCGGAAGACCCCAACCTCAAGGCTGAGCAGCCGAACGCCGAACGCGCGGCCATGCTCGCCGAGCAGGCCGCCCTGGCCGAGCTTGCAGTGCGCTGCCTCACAGGCGACGCCGAGGCATGGGAGAAGCTGGCGCGCAGCCAGCACCGCCGGGTTTACGCGATCTGCTACCGCTTTACGGGCTCCCAGACCGACGCCGAGGACATGACGCAGGAAGTCTTCCTGAAGATGTACCGCAACCTCGGCAGCTTTGACCCGACCAAGGGCGGATTCACCACCTGGCTCACCACGCTGACCCGTAATCTATTGGTGGACAGCTATCGGCGCAATCGCATGGATCGCGTTTCCGACTCCCTGGACGAACCCATGGGCGAGGACGAAAACGGCCCCAGCCGCGCCGATCGCCTGGCCGACCCGCGCGATAACCAGGAGCGCCATGTTTCCGGTCTGCAACTCCGCGCACAGATTCAGGACGCGCTCAAACAGCTCTCTCCGGAGCTGCGCGAGGCCGTCATCCTCCGCGACCTGGAGGACATGGACTACAAAGACATTGCCGACGTGCTCAGCGTTCCACCGGGCACCGTCAAAAGTCGAATAAGTCGCGGCAGAGCCGAGTTAGCAAGATTGTTGAAACGCTTAGAAAGTGAGGTGATGTGA
- a CDS encoding anti-sigma factor family protein: protein MKDQSQFEDLHNECAVWEAMCPDAVDGLLTDAEQAAFDRHIAGCVRCSEEYEAAQRGAAWMGMLKGHTPEPPENMMARILAATSGSAEAYQPAEAMPFVPQAESIWTRPRPEPVKQGWASLIKTKFVDMFRVEGGSTGFHPHYAMTAAMAFFSVALSLNLMGVRLTDLRHLELKPGSIGRQVATASASAERSFSNLRVVYQVESRVDEFRNSDDSAPRYQRNDQRNDQHNDDQPKQDDRRERPRGTSELTLPPAAAPKSATSSPVRKEA, encoded by the coding sequence ATGAAGGACCAGAGCCAATTCGAAGATCTTCACAACGAATGCGCCGTATGGGAGGCGATGTGCCCGGATGCCGTCGACGGTCTGTTGACCGACGCCGAGCAGGCCGCCTTCGACCGCCACATCGCCGGTTGCGTTCGCTGCTCGGAAGAGTACGAAGCCGCCCAGCGCGGCGCCGCCTGGATGGGGATGCTCAAAGGCCACACGCCCGAGCCGCCCGAAAACATGATGGCGCGTATCCTTGCCGCCACCAGCGGGAGCGCCGAAGCCTACCAGCCCGCCGAAGCAATGCCGTTTGTGCCGCAGGCCGAGTCCATCTGGACGCGTCCGCGCCCCGAGCCGGTCAAGCAAGGCTGGGCCAGCCTGATCAAGACGAAGTTCGTCGATATGTTCCGCGTCGAGGGCGGCAGCACCGGCTTCCATCCGCACTATGCGATGACCGCCGCGATGGCCTTCTTCTCCGTGGCGCTCAGCCTGAACCTGATGGGCGTACGCCTCACCGATCTGCGCCACCTCGAGCTGAAGCCCGGCTCGATCGGCCGCCAGGTCGCCACGGCCAGCGCCTCAGCCGAGCGCTCGTTCTCGAACCTGCGCGTGGTCTACCAGGTAGAGTCGCGGGTCGACGAGTTCCGCAACAGCGACGACTCCGCGCCGCGCTATCAGCGCAATGACCAGCGCAATGACCAGCACAACGACGACCAGCCGAAGCAGGATGATCGCCGCGAACGTCCGCGTGGCACCAGCGAACTGACGCTGCCGCCCGCAGCAGCTCCGAAATCTGCAACATCATCGCCCGTAAGGAAGGAGGCCTAG